A stretch of Cucumis sativus cultivar 9930 chromosome 2, Cucumber_9930_V3, whole genome shotgun sequence DNA encodes these proteins:
- the LOC101205306 gene encoding DExH-box ATP-dependent RNA helicase DExH10, with amino-acid sequence MEESPILGKRKDSEEESAVAETGNTQETSSSKRPKESKNLEDEKTTPSQETVSNRRSLTRTCVHEVAVPVGYSSTKDESVHGTLPNPVYNGTMAKTYPFTLDPFQQVSVSCLERNESILVSAHTSAGKTAVAEYAIAMAFRDKQRVIYTSPLKALSNQKYRELSQEFKDVGLMTGDVTLSPNASCLVMTTEILRGMLYRGSEVLKEVAWVIFDEIHYMRDRERGVVWEESIIFLPPAIKMVFLSATMSNATEFAEWICYIHKQPCHVVYTDFRPTPLQHYVFPAGGNGLYLVVDENEQFREDNFLKLQDTFAKQKQIVGHRTANGKSSGRIAKGGSASGGSDIYKIVKMIMERNFQPVIVFSFSRRECEQHAMSMSKLDFNTQEEKDMVEHIFRNAILCLNEEDRELPAIELMLPLLQRGIAVHHSGLLPVIKELVELLFQEGLVKALFATETFAMGLNMPAKTVVFTAFKKWDGDSHRFIGSGEYIQMSGRAGRRGKDERGICIIMIDEQMEMGTIKDMILGKPAPLVSTFRLSYYSILNLMSRAEGQFTAEHVIRHSFHQFQHEKALPDIGKRVSKLEEEAATLDASGEAEVAEYHKLKLDIAQLEKKMMSEITRPERVLYFLLPGRLVKVREGGTDWGWGVVVNVVKKPSAGLGILPSRGGAYIVDTLLQCSPCLSENSSRPKPCPPHPGEKGEMHVVPVQLPLISALSKLRISIPSDLRPVEARESILLALEELGTRFPQGFPKLNPVKDMNIEDPEIVELVKQIEELERKLYAHPLHKSREVDQMKCFQRKAEVNHEIQILKNKMRDSQLQKFRDELKNRSRVLKKLGHVDADGVVQLKGRAACLIDTGDELLVTELMFNGTFNDLDHHQIAALASCFIPGDKSNEQIQLRTELARPLQQLQDSARRIAEIQHECKLDINVEEYVESTVRPHLMDVIYCWSKGASFSEVIQMTDIFEGSIIRSARRLDEFLNQLRAAANAVGEVNLESKFSAASESLRRGIMFANSLYL; translated from the exons ATGGAAGAATCTCCTATACTTGGGAAGCGGAAAGACTCTGAAGAAGAATCAGCTGTCGCAGAAACTGGCAACACCCAAGAAACGAGCTCCAGTAAGCGGCCTAAAGAATCGAAAAACCTAGAAGATGAGAAGACAACTCCAAGTCAGGAAACTGTTTCCAACCGTCGCAGTTTGACGCGTACTTGTGTTCATGAAGTAGCGGTTCCGGTTGGGTACTCTTCTACCAAAGATGAGTCGGTTCATGGAACCCTACCTAATCCAGTTTACAATGGTACAATGGCAAAAACGTATCCGTTTACGCTCGACCCATTTCAGCAGGTATCGGTTTCTTGCTTAGAACGGAACGAATCTATTTTGGTTTCTGCGCATACTTCAGCTGGAAAAACTGCGGTTGCTGAATATGCCATTGCAATGGCTTTTAGAGACAAGCAGAGGGTTATATATACTTCCCCACTTAAGGCTTTGAGTAATCAAAAGTATAGGGAATTGAGTCAAGAGTTTAAAGACGTGGGATTGATGACTGGAGATGTCACTCTTTCGCCTAATGCTAGTTGTTTAGTAATGACGACGGAGATACTTAGGGGGATGCTTTACAGGGGTTCGGAAGTTTTGAAGGAAGTAGCATGGGTAATTTTTGATGAAATTCATTATATGAGAGATAGGGAAAGAGGTGTTGTTTGGGAAGaaagtataatatttttacCACCGGCTATCAAAATGGTCTTCCTTTCTGCAACAATGTCCAATGCCACAGAGTTTGCTGAGTGGATATGTTATATACACAAGCAGCCTTGTCATGTGGTGTACACCGATTTCCGACCAACTCCCTTGCAACATTATGTTTTTCCTGCGGGTGGCAATGGGTTGTATCTTGTGGTTGACGAAAACGAACAGTTTAGGGAGGATAATTTTCTAAAGTTGCAGGATACATTTGCTAAACAAAAACAGATTGTTGGCCATAGGACTGCAAATGGGAAATCTAGTGGGAGAATTGCTAAAGGTGGCAGTGCTTCCGGAGGTTCggacatttataaaattgttaag ATGATTATGGAACGAAATTTTCAACCAGTCATTGTCTTCAGTTTCAGTAGAAGAGAATGTGAACAGCATGCGATGTCCATGTCCAAACTTGACTTTAATACTCAAGAAGAAAAGGATATGGTGGAACATATTTTCAGAAATGCAATTCTCTGTTTGAATGAAGAAGATAGAGAACTGCCTGCAATTGAGTTAATGTTACCTCTTCTCCAGAGAGGTATTGCTGTTCATCATTCTGGGCTTCTTCCAGTAATTAAGGAGTTAGTGGAGCTTCTTTTCCAGGAAGGTCTTGTTAAGGCTCTTTTTGCCACAGAAACT TTTGCCATGGGTTTGAACATGCCAGCAAAAACAGTTGTCTTCACTGCCTTTAAAAAGTGGGACGGTGATAGTCACCGATTTATTGGATCTGGTGAGTACATTCAG ATGAGTGGAAGGGCTGGACGCCGTGGAAAAGATGAGAGGGGTATATGTATTATAATGATTGATGAGCAG ATGGAGATGGGAACAATCAAAGATATGATTTTGGGCAAACCAGCTCCTCTTGTTAGTACTTTCAGACTGAGCTACtactcaattttaaatttaatgagCCGGGCCGAAGGGCAGTTTACAGCAGAGCATGTTATTAGACACtcatttcatcaatttcaGCATGAAAAG GCATTGCCTGATATTGGGAAAAGAGTGTCAAAGTTGGAGGAGGAAGCAGCCACACTTGATGCTTCAGGGGAG GCCGAAGTTGCTGAATACCACAAGTTAAAACTTGATATAGCACAACttgagaagaagatgatgtcTGAAATAACAAGGCCAGAAAGAgttctctattttcttcttcctggTCGATTG GTTAAGGTAAGAGAAGGTGGAACGGATTGGGGTTGGGGAGTTGTAGTCAATGTTGTTAAAAAGCCCTCAGCTGGGTTAGGCATCTTGCCTTCACGTGGTGGTGCTTATATAGTGGATACCTTACTCCAATGCTCTCCTTGTCTAAGCGAGAATAGTTCACGACCAAAACCTTGTCCACCACATCCCGGAGAAAAGGGTGAAATGCACGTG GTCCCAGTTCAGCTGCCTCTTATTTCAGCCTTGAGCAAACTCAGAATATCTATTCCTTCTGATCTCAGGCCCGTGGAAGCAAGGGAAAGCATATTGCTTGCATTGGAAGAACTGGGAACTCGTTTTCCACAAGGTTTTCCAAAATTGAATCCAGTCAAG GACATGAATATAGAAGATCCAGAAATTGTTGAGTTGGTGAAGCAAATCGAGGAACTTGAGCGGAAATTATACGCTCACCCTCTGCATAAG TCACGTGAAGTGGACCAGATGAAATGTTTTCAGAGGAAAGCAGAGGTTAATCATGAAATTCAAATACTCAAGAACAAAATGCGTGATTCTCAG CTTCAAAAGTTTCGTGATGAACTGAAGAACCGTTCTCGGGTCTTGAAAAAACTTGGTCACGTTGATGCAGATGGTGTTGTTCAATTGAAAGGGCGTGCAGCCTGCTTGATTGACACAGGAGACGAGCTTCTTGTTACTGAATTAATGTTTAATG GCACATTCAATGACTTAGATCACCACCAGATTGCAGCCCTTGCAAGTTGTTTTATACCAGGAGACAAGTCAAATGAGCAGATTCAATTAAGAACCGAGCTTGCTAGACCATTACAGCAACTCCAAGATAGTGCAAGAAGAATTGCTGAG ATACAACATGAATGCAAGTTGGATATAAATGTGGAAGAATATGTGGAATCAACAGTAAGGCCGCATTTGATGGATGTCATTTACTGTTGGTCAAAG